The Tessaracoccus aquimaris sequence GCCGCTTGCCCTGCAGTTCGCGCAGTTCCTTCTTCCTGAGCTTGCCCTGGTGCATGTCAGGCTCCCATCTGCGACTTGCGCCGCGATAGTCCACGGGCGGCCCACGCCTGCAGCACCGCAAGGATCAGCGTCGCAAGACCGAAGAAGCAACCGGCGGCCGATGCGTAGCCGAGCCGAGGGATGCCGCCCTGGGCCGACGGCGCGAACGCCGTCTGGTAGATGAAGACCTCCATCACCTGGGTCGTGTAGTACGGCCCGCCGCCGGTCATGGCCTGGATCAGCGCGAACGCGTGCAGGTTCTCGTTGGCGGTCAGCACCAGGATCACGATGGTGAACGGCAGCAGCAGGGGCATCGTGATGTGGAGGAGTTGACGTAGCGACGTCGCCCCATCGACCTTTGCGGCCTCGTAGTACTCCTCCGGCACCGTCTGCAGCGCGGCCATCCAGTAGATCAGCGTCATGCCGAAGTTCTTCCACGTGTGCGCCCCAAGCGTCACCCAGAAGGCGATGCTCGGGTCGGAGAGGAACTCGATGGGCTGGCCCGCGAGGCCCGTCGTCGTCAGGAGCGTGTTGACGGGTCCCGAGTTGGGCGATAGCACGAAGGTCAGCACGACGCCGATCACCGACGCCGCCGCCATCACCGGCATGAAGAAGACGGTACGAAACACCACGGACGTGCGGCCACGGATCACGTTGTTGAGCAGGATGGCGACGATCAAGGCGAGGATCACCCGGACAGGCACGCCGACGAGCACGAACAGCATGGAGCGGCCGAACGCCCCCAGAACAGCGGGTCCTTGACCAACTCGACGTAGTTGCCGAGGCCGA is a genomic window containing:
- a CDS encoding carbohydrate ABC transporter permease yields the protein MLFVLVGVPVRVILALIVAILLNNVIRGRTSVVFRTVFFMPVMAAASVIGVVLTFVLSPNSGPVNTLLTTTGLAGQPIEFLSDPSIAFWVTLGAHTWKNFGMTLIYWMAALQTVPEEYYEAAKVDGATSLRQLLHITMPLLLPFTIVILVLTANENLHAFALIQAMTGGGPYYTTQVMEVFIYQTAFAPSAQGGIPRLGYASAAGCFFGLATLILAVLQAWAARGLSRRKSQMGA